Genomic segment of Terriglobales bacterium:
CGAGCATGCTGGTTGTCTGCCAGATCCAGCTTTCACGAAGATAGCGCACTTGCAGTAAAAGGCCGTTCCGCGGCGGTTTGCAGGCATAAACCAAAGCGTCTCTTTCAGGGGTAGTGTAGGCAGACCAGTAGGCAAGCTGCCGCGCATAATCCCAATGCAGTCTTCGCTCAGGGAGGAAGTGTTTCATGCGCAGTGTCGGATCAATCCACAAGCGCCAGCCGGCCAGGCGAAGCGAGTAAGTAAGCTCGGAGTCTTCTCCTGAGCCGAGGGATTTGCCAGTGCGCCCGACGGAAATAAAGCGAAATTCTTTTTGGTCGAGGTCAACCAGGGCAGACTTCCGAACCGTAAGCCCGGCGCCGCAGAGCATGTGAATGCCCGTGACGTCTCCGGAGGGCTCGCCTGCCGGACCCAAAGCATAAAGATAAGAAACGGGCGCGAACCAGGAGGGACGTTCAGTCTCGAACTCCGGCTCAACGATTCCGCCCAAGGCCCCGACTTCCGGATGATCACGCATTACTGCATAGACCAACTGCACCCAACTGGGGTTGAGCCAGTTGTCGTCATCGATGAAGGTGAGGAACTCGTAGCTGGCCTCCGCCATTCCGCGAGCACGGGCATAGGCAAGACCAAGCTTGGGTTCTTCCACAACCCTCAGGTTGGCTCTTGACTCCGCCGGCCAGAGTCGCCGCGCAAGAGAGGCAGTGCCATCGGTAGACGCGTTGTCGACAATCAGTACTTCCCAGGGAATATGCGGATCGACGCGTTGCTGTGCAAGATGCTCGAGAGTACGAGGCAGAAGGGCGCTGGAATTGTGGCAACAGATTATTACCGTGACGCCCGAGTGGTTCAACGATCCTCCATAGTCAATCTTTGCAGACCACAATCAAGTCAGAGCCAGCCAATCGGCTTGGGTCGCTCTCCTGCGTGACGGGCGTTGCCTCCAGCCATTGTTCTTCACGGCCCAATGCCTTCATGTAAAGCGCGAGTGTGTTCCTGGCCATGGCTTCGCGAGTGAAGTGTTGCGAGCGCCGCTCGGCGGCGTGCCCAAGATCAGCGCGACGCGTGGGATCGTCGAGCAAGGAGCGGATCGCGGTCGAGAGCAAAGCAGGATCCCGGGTTTCAGTTTGTACCCCGGCATCTGCCAGTATTTCCGCCATGGCGGACTGGTTGCGAACGACGGTGCAGGCGCCGGCGGCCATGGCCTCCAATACCGGAAGACCGAACCCCTCGTACAGCGACGGAAAAACAAACAGCGCAGCCCGCCGGTATAGCAGGCTCAACTCCTCATCCGAAATGAAGCCTGTCATTACCAGGCGATCCTGCAGTCCCAGCTCGCGGACATCGGCTCGGAATCGTTCTTCGCGCTCCGGAGTGACTGCCGCCCGGCCGAACAGGACCAGGCGGACGTCCGGATGATGCCGTCGCACGTCGGCCATGGCTCGCAGCAGCGAAATCAGATTCTTTCGCGGTTCAAGATTGTAGGGAGAAAGCAGGAATGGCTTGGCGGCGATTTCCGCCACGGAACTGGATCTACTCAGGTCCTGCTCGGTGGCGGATTGGGCGCAGAGATAAACCACCGATATTCGTTCTCTGGGGATTCCCCAGAGCCGGTGGACATCATTTGCCGTAGCCTCGGAGATAGCGATGATAGAAGGGCCCGTCGACTGAACCGCGTGTTTGAAGGCACGATACGGCTTCGAGTCCACGGCAGCCTGATACTCGGGAAACAGCTCGAACATCATGTCGTAGATGGTCACGACCGCACGTGCGCCGGAGAGCGGTGGAAGAAATGAATGCAGGCTGTGCAGGAGATCCACACGATGATGACGCAGGAGCCGGCGGTAGCGGAGGGGATACGTCCGTTGCCCACCCCGGATGTTCCAATCCGCAAGCTGAACGTACCGCCACCAATTGCCGTTCTGGAAAATTGACCGGATGGGTTCTGGTGGAGATGGTTGCGACCCGATGACGATGAAGTTGAAATCGAGAGGTAAGACCGCGAGACTGCTGATCAAATCCACACAATAGCGATATTGCCCATTGCCGAAGTTGAGCCGATCCAGCCAGCGGAAATCCAGGGCAATGGTGGATGTCTTTCTTGCTATCTGCCTAGATGTAGCGGATCGGGTCACGGACGGGGTGATCTCCTCATCTCAAATGTGCCGCCAGAGCGGCAGTCAACGGTCTCCGGCTAGCAAAAAGGTTACGTGCCTGGTAGGCCCGCTGGTGGCGGAATTCGTAGATGCGATAGCCGAAAGGCAAAAGAAGATCGCCGGCGTGACTGCCGGGGAGCGCTTCGAACACGATATCGGGCGCAGAGGATGCCAAGGCGTCGCCCCCGCCGCGAAATACCGCATCTTCCGCACCCTCGACGTCGATCTTCATGACATCTATTTTTGGGATACGGTGCTCGGCTACGAAGGCATCCAGGGTGCTCGCCTGGACGGAAATCTGAACCGAATTGTCGCACCGCTGGAGCGAAGAATTTCCATTCTGCTCCGCCCCGTTGGCCACCCAGAAATCGACGGGTCCCGATTGATCTGAGAGCGCCAGGTCAAAGGGGTGAATGTTCAAGCCTGGATTCAGCGCCACGTTGGAGCACAATTGCCGGTAAATCGCAGGCGCCGGATCGAAGGCAAACACTCGGCTGCAACGGCGCGCGGCTAACAAGGAGAAATATCCGACATTAGCTCCGACATCGAAGAAGCACATCCCCGGTTCGAGAAGTGTGTCAAGCAAGCGAGTCAAAGCGTAATCCCAGCATCCGTAGATGTAGATGGCCCGGCCAACCGGAGTTGTGACGTCGACGTCGATGAGCAGGGCATCGTCAAATTCGGTGCGAATCAAGCCACAAGCTGCCCCCAAGCGCCAACGAAGTTGCCGAGGGATAGCGCGTCCAAGGTCATGCCACAATTCCGGCTTGGTGTGGGGCAAGTTCTGTTTGAGGAAGCTCAGCACTCAGAGCCCACCTTTGCGATTTCCTCTTCGACTTCGACAACACTATCGGCCGCGATGTTCACGATCCTCTCTGCCATGTCGCGCCAGGTGTACCGGCGCAGATAGGAACCCAGGGCGAGGAAGGCTTCCCGAGTCTCCGGCATGCGCTTGCGCCAGCGGCGAAGCATTTCCGCCAGGATGCGGCAGTTGTCAGGATTGGGGATCAACAGGTGACGGAGTTCGTCGGGATAGTGTTCGGCGACGCCTGCGGAAGCGGTAACCATCGCCGGCACTCCACGGCAGATTGCTTCCTGAACGTTCATTCCGAAACCCTCATAACGCACTGGGCTGACCAGCAGGTCGGCGGCGGCCAAAACTTCAGGCACACGATCGGTTACTCCCAACATGCGGACCCGCGGTTCCAAATCGGAAGCGGCGATCTGGAATCGCCAGTCCGGCAAGTTTCTTCCCGCACCGGCAACCACGAGGTTGGCATCCCAATCGGTAATCCTGCACAATTCGCGAAAAACGGACCACAGAGTGTCGAAACCCTTGTTGTGATCGTGCCCCAGGCCTCCAATGAATGCGATCAGAGGGCGCTCGGGGGAGAACCCGAGCCACTGCCGCGCCGCCGAACGTTCCTCGCTGCTGGGAGGCCGAGACTCCGGATCGGCGCCGGGATACACGGCGTGTACGCGTTCGGGTTTAACTTGCAACAACCGGATCAGATCGTCTCGAGTGCGCTCGGAGTTGGCCAGTACCAGACTGGCGCGCGCAATGGCACACTGCTCGCTCCGCCGCGCCAGGAATTTGCCGAGCCGATTCTTCGCGCGAGACCAAAGCGGTGCCCCCTGGTCGCGGCAGGGCCAGGCATGGTGAACGCAGTGCACCCAGTTGATGTCGGGCCAATCGCAATTTCCGCCATTGGCCAGGACTCTGGCGTTTGGCCAGCGGCGGCACACGTCGGTGATTACTTCCCGAGCCCGCCGGCGCAGCAGCCCTTCAGCCAGCAGATAAGAATTCGCGAATTTCGGCACAATGCAAGCTTGAACCCCTGCGCGGCCGCGTAGTGCCGGATCCA
This window contains:
- a CDS encoding glycosyltransferase family 4 protein, with amino-acid sequence MKERTPAQSAPWVLVAGDFRPLGGMDKSNFMLAQYLVEQNIPVFLVAHSVDPALRGRAGVQACIVPKFANSYLLAEGLLRRRAREVITDVCRRWPNARVLANGGNCDWPDINWVHCVHHAWPCRDQGAPLWSRAKNRLGKFLARRSEQCAIARASLVLANSERTRDDLIRLLQVKPERVHAVYPGADPESRPPSSEERSAARQWLGFSPERPLIAFIGGLGHDHNKGFDTLWSVFRELCRITDWDANLVVAGAGRNLPDWRFQIAASDLEPRVRMLGVTDRVPEVLAAADLLVSPVRYEGFGMNVQEAICRGVPAMVTASAGVAEHYPDELRHLLIPNPDNCRILAEMLRRWRKRMPETREAFLALGSYLRRYTWRDMAERIVNIAADSVVEVEEEIAKVGSEC
- a CDS encoding glycosyltransferase family 1 protein; amino-acid sequence: MTRSATSRQIARKTSTIALDFRWLDRLNFGNGQYRYCVDLISSLAVLPLDFNFIVIGSQPSPPEPIRSIFQNGNWWRYVQLADWNIRGGQRTYPLRYRRLLRHHRVDLLHSLHSFLPPLSGARAVVTIYDMMFELFPEYQAAVDSKPYRAFKHAVQSTGPSIIAISEATANDVHRLWGIPRERISVVYLCAQSATEQDLSRSSSVAEIAAKPFLLSPYNLEPRKNLISLLRAMADVRRHHPDVRLVLFGRAAVTPEREERFRADVRELGLQDRLVMTGFISDEELSLLYRRAALFVFPSLYEGFGLPVLEAMAAGACTVVRNQSAMAEILADAGVQTETRDPALLSTAIRSLLDDPTRRADLGHAAERRSQHFTREAMARNTLALYMKALGREEQWLEATPVTQESDPSRLAGSDLIVVCKD
- a CDS encoding FkbM family methyltransferase, which gives rise to MLSFLKQNLPHTKPELWHDLGRAIPRQLRWRLGAACGLIRTEFDDALLIDVDVTTPVGRAIYIYGCWDYALTRLLDTLLEPGMCFFDVGANVGYFSLLAARRCSRVFAFDPAPAIYRQLCSNVALNPGLNIHPFDLALSDQSGPVDFWVANGAEQNGNSSLQRCDNSVQISVQASTLDAFVAEHRIPKIDVMKIDVEGAEDAVFRGGGDALASSAPDIVFEALPGSHAGDLLLPFGYRIYEFRHQRAYQARNLFASRRPLTAALAAHLR
- a CDS encoding glycosyltransferase; translated protein: MNHSGVTVIICCHNSSALLPRTLEHLAQQRVDPHIPWEVLIVDNASTDGTASLARRLWPAESRANLRVVEEPKLGLAYARARGMAEASYEFLTFIDDDNWLNPSWVQLVYAVMRDHPEVGALGGIVEPEFETERPSWFAPVSYLYALGPAGEPSGDVTGIHMLCGAGLTVRKSALVDLDQKEFRFISVGRTGKSLGSGEDSELTYSLRLAGWRLWIDPTLRMKHFLPERRLHWDYARQLAYWSAYTTPERDALVYACKPPRNGLLLQVRYLRESWIWQTTSMLAQLFLTPSGILKRSLKLGRDGDPDVLRCEFLHGRLDGLLAARPWYNQRSSEVRRLMTGIRGDSPAGPLQVEPTL